A single genomic interval of Lewinellaceae bacterium harbors:
- a CDS encoding T9SS type A sorting domain-containing protein, translating to MKKIITFLAFALGLAISAHAQDTQAGTCGTPPFKSEWLERYQQNPRVINRTMLQTIYVPVTFHMVGRDDGTGYISYNRLMDAFCQLNEIFEQAEIQFYVKGNIRYINNDDYYDHDYPAGGQMMQNYNVPNTVNFYICNGLPNNALGYYSPSGDAVAVEKGALSGGDFTWAHEAGHYLSLPHTFYGWETTDYSYDSPTPNTVTWANTIRQVERVNGSNCSFAGDGFCDTSPDYLNFRWGCNGDGMSPQIQKDPNGVEFRSDGSLIMGYALDNCVTRFTDGQIGAMRANLEEERPGHLVNQTPPVPVASNELTPIFPAEGEDVQNGEAFDLQWEPIEGAQFYVVEISRIPTFAFTVANYITTNSSVSVGADELAADKTFYWRIRPFNRYDACVSSSDVHTFQTADLVSSTSSQETVQGLRIYPNPAKDNQEVALEFASEQASNATVSLLNLTGQALQSRRLEVVPGANRTVISTAGLPKGLYLVRIDANGGANYRKLLVQ from the coding sequence ATGAAAAAAATTATCACTTTTCTTGCCTTCGCCCTGGGCTTAGCAATCAGCGCCCACGCCCAGGATACTCAAGCAGGCACCTGCGGCACTCCTCCATTTAAGTCAGAATGGCTGGAGCGATATCAGCAAAACCCGCGGGTGATCAACCGCACGATGCTGCAAACCATTTACGTACCCGTAACCTTTCACATGGTGGGGCGCGATGACGGCACCGGTTACATATCTTACAACCGGTTGATGGACGCCTTCTGCCAACTAAATGAAATTTTTGAACAGGCGGAGATTCAGTTTTACGTTAAAGGAAACATCCGCTACATCAACAATGATGATTACTACGATCATGACTATCCCGCCGGCGGACAGATGATGCAGAACTACAACGTTCCCAATACGGTTAACTTTTACATCTGCAACGGCCTGCCTAACAATGCTTTAGGATATTACTCTCCTTCAGGAGATGCAGTAGCCGTGGAAAAAGGCGCCCTGTCGGGTGGCGACTTCACCTGGGCCCACGAGGCCGGCCACTACCTGTCTTTGCCCCACACCTTCTACGGCTGGGAAACCACCGACTACAGTTACGACAGCCCCACGCCCAATACAGTTACCTGGGCCAATACTATTCGCCAGGTGGAAAGGGTGAACGGCTCCAATTGTTCGTTTGCCGGCGACGGCTTCTGCGACACTTCGCCCGACTACCTCAACTTCCGCTGGGGTTGCAATGGCGACGGCATGAGCCCGCAAATCCAGAAAGACCCCAACGGCGTCGAGTTCCGTTCCGACGGTTCCCTGATTATGGGTTATGCTTTGGACAATTGCGTCACCCGTTTCACCGACGGCCAGATCGGCGCCATGCGCGCCAACCTCGAGGAGGAGCGCCCGGGGCACCTCGTCAACCAAACGCCGCCGGTGCCAGTGGCCAGCAACGAACTGACGCCGATCTTCCCGGCGGAAGGAGAGGATGTGCAAAATGGGGAAGCCTTCGACTTGCAGTGGGAACCCATTGAGGGAGCACAGTTTTACGTCGTGGAAATTTCCCGTATACCGACTTTTGCGTTCACCGTAGCTAATTACATCACCACCAACTCTTCCGTCAGTGTTGGAGCTGATGAACTGGCGGCGGACAAAACCTTCTACTGGCGCATCCGCCCGTTCAACCGGTACGACGCCTGCGTCAGTTCCTCTGATGTGCATACGTTCCAAACTGCCGACCTGGTGTCTTCCACTTCCTCTCAGGAAACCGTGCAAGGCCTGCGCATCTACCCCAACCCGGCAAAGGACAACCAGGAAGTGGCACTGGAATTTGCCTCCGAACAGGCCAGCAACGCTACCGTCAGCCTGCTCAACCTCACCGGCCAGGCCCTGCAAAGCCGGCGTTTGGAGGTAGTGCCGGGCGCCAACCGGACGGTTATCAGCACCGCCGGCTTGCCCAAAGGGCTGTATCTGGTGCGCATCGACGCTAATGGCGGGGCGAATTACCGGAAGTTGCTGGTGCAATGA
- a CDS encoding T9SS type A sorting domain-containing protein, protein MFRFLLLTLLAFAGLLMEASAQTQGWCGTSREALDLIAERLLENKEAYRQGPVQFRNTVYVPVTFHLVGRNDGTGVVSKRRVLDQLCTLNEDFAETGIQFYIKNDFNYIFNTAVYSNHQNTLNSIMALERDNASINIFIPESANQNNMGSPGVILGYNDPTPLRDWLVMSKSEIKKGGSTLTHELGHWFSLLHPFNGWDGQPYNQATHGNPVTLTTAPSPSAVPPGNFIPVEFVNRTNCETSGDFLCDTPPDYNFGFGWPNCDYNAGTMDPNGEVIDVDEGLYMSYFLECDRDQYHFSEEQIAMMIQDYNRNNRAYIRSGHIPNLTEYTEAPALLSPADDEQLGFFNAVSFDWEDTPGADFYLLEVSTVSSFQEQLVVYEDFVFGSSKLVEGLLSNKTYYWRVTPMSAYRTCAPSSPAFKFQTGVAVSATSNELAEQFDAMPNPLSSSQALSVNLKALSNFAGTLSVNNIMGQPVKTFGQRNFAVGETTVELSLAGLEAGLYLVTLDTEKGKLVRKIIVTN, encoded by the coding sequence ATGTTTAGATTTCTTTTACTCACCCTTTTAGCTTTCGCCGGACTGCTAATGGAGGCTTCAGCCCAAACCCAGGGCTGGTGCGGCACCTCGCGCGAAGCCCTGGACCTGATTGCCGAACGGCTGCTGGAGAACAAGGAGGCCTACCGGCAGGGCCCGGTCCAGTTCCGGAATACCGTTTATGTGCCGGTGACTTTCCACCTGGTCGGGCGCAACGACGGCACCGGAGTAGTTTCCAAACGCCGGGTCCTGGACCAGCTCTGCACCCTGAATGAAGACTTCGCCGAAACGGGCATCCAATTCTACATCAAAAACGATTTCAACTACATTTTCAACACGGCGGTCTACAGCAACCACCAAAATACGCTGAACTCCATCATGGCCCTGGAACGGGACAACGCCTCCATCAATATTTTCATCCCGGAGAGCGCCAACCAGAACAATATGGGCAGCCCGGGGGTCATTCTGGGCTACAATGACCCCACCCCGCTTAGGGACTGGCTGGTGATGTCCAAATCCGAGATCAAAAAGGGAGGCTCTACCCTTACCCACGAATTGGGCCATTGGTTCAGCCTGCTGCACCCCTTCAACGGCTGGGACGGCCAGCCCTACAACCAGGCCACCCACGGCAACCCGGTAACGCTGACTACGGCGCCCAGCCCCTCGGCAGTGCCTCCCGGCAACTTCATTCCGGTGGAATTCGTAAACCGAACCAACTGCGAGACCTCGGGCGACTTCCTCTGCGATACCCCTCCGGACTACAATTTCGGCTTCGGCTGGCCCAACTGCGACTACAACGCCGGCACGATGGACCCAAACGGCGAGGTCATCGATGTGGATGAAGGCTTGTACATGAGCTATTTCCTGGAATGCGACCGGGACCAGTACCACTTTTCGGAAGAACAGATAGCCATGATGATCCAGGATTACAACCGAAACAACCGCGCATACATCCGCAGCGGCCACATTCCCAACCTCACCGAATACACGGAAGCCCCGGCCCTGCTGTCGCCCGCCGACGATGAACAGCTGGGCTTTTTCAACGCCGTCTCATTCGATTGGGAAGATACCCCGGGGGCTGACTTTTACCTGCTGGAGGTTTCTACGGTAAGCAGTTTTCAGGAACAATTGGTTGTTTATGAGGACTTTGTCTTTGGCAGCAGCAAACTGGTGGAGGGCCTGCTTTCCAACAAAACCTATTACTGGCGGGTCACCCCCATGTCGGCCTACCGGACGTGCGCGCCCAGCTCTCCCGCCTTTAAGTTCCAGACTGGCGTTGCGGTAAGCGCCACTTCCAACGAACTGGCCGAACAGTTCGACGCAATGCCCAACCCACTGAGCAGCAGCCAGGCCCTGTCTGTAAACCTGAAGGCCCTGAGCAACTTTGCCGGCACGCTGTCGGTTAACAATATTATGGGTCAACCGGTAAAAACATTCGGGCAGCGCAATTTTGCGGTTGGGGAAACCACTGTCGAGCTGAGCCTCGCCGGCCTCGAAGCCGGCCTGTATCTGGTGACGCTGGATACGGAAAAGGGCAAACTCGTTCGAAAGATAATTGTAACGAATTAA
- the mdh gene encoding malate dehydrogenase produces MSKVTVVGAGNVGATCANVLAHKDLVKEVVLLDIQGDLARGKALDSWQQAPIDYYSTHLTGTDDYKATAGSDIVVITAGVPRKPGMTRDDLISTNAKIVNMVTKSIMEHTKNPIIIVVSNPLDVMTYAAYKASGLDSSRVFGMAGILDTARYRAFLAEALHVSPKDIQAVLMGGHGDTMVPLPRYTTVSGIPVTEMIADDKLDAIVERTKMGGGELVKLMGTSAWYAPGAAAAQMVEAIVRDENRIFPCCALLKGEYGLKDIFLGVPVKLGAKGIVKMLELKLNGDEMKLLKESAEHVRAVMEVYDNM; encoded by the coding sequence ATGAGTAAAGTAACTGTTGTTGGAGCTGGCAATGTTGGAGCTACCTGCGCCAACGTCCTGGCTCACAAAGACCTTGTAAAAGAAGTGGTGCTGCTCGACATACAGGGCGACCTCGCCCGGGGCAAAGCCCTGGACAGCTGGCAGCAGGCCCCCATTGACTATTACAGCACGCACCTCACAGGAACGGACGATTACAAGGCTACTGCCGGTTCTGACATCGTCGTCATCACCGCTGGAGTGCCCCGCAAGCCGGGCATGACTCGGGACGACCTGATCTCGACTAATGCCAAGATTGTCAACATGGTGACGAAATCCATCATGGAACACACCAAAAACCCGATCATCATTGTGGTGTCCAACCCGCTGGATGTGATGACCTACGCTGCCTACAAGGCTTCCGGGCTGGATTCCTCGCGCGTGTTCGGCATGGCCGGCATCCTCGACACCGCCCGCTACCGGGCTTTTCTGGCCGAAGCGCTGCACGTTTCTCCCAAAGACATTCAGGCCGTGCTGATGGGCGGCCATGGCGACACCATGGTGCCGCTGCCCCGCTACACCACCGTATCCGGCATCCCGGTCACGGAAATGATTGCAGATGACAAACTGGATGCCATCGTCGAGCGCACCAAAATGGGCGGAGGCGAGCTGGTGAAACTAATGGGCACCTCGGCCTGGTACGCGCCTGGAGCCGCCGCCGCTCAGATGGTGGAGGCCATCGTTCGCGATGAAAACCGCATTTTCCCCTGTTGCGCGCTGCTCAAAGGCGAGTACGGGTTGAAGGACATCTTCCTGGGCGTTCCGGTAAAACTCGGCGCCAAAGGCATCGTGAAAATGCTGGAGCTGAAGCTCAATGGCGATGAAATGAAACTATTAAAAGAATCTGCTGAACACGTGCGGGCAGTTATGGAAGTATACGACAACATGTAA
- a CDS encoding redoxin domain-containing protein, whose amino-acid sequence MVEEMKLNEALLSEMVLNTGETLFDYSLRQPVLLVFLRHFGCTFCREALSDISKKRSEIEEQGSRIVFVHMTSGDIAERYFNRYGLEGALHISDPECVYYAAFGLVKGNFTQLFGLSSWIRGFSAGVVAGHGVGPQLGDGFQMPGVFAIQDGEVKNSFIHRLASDRPDYFDLMKCCAVE is encoded by the coding sequence ATGGTCGAGGAAATGAAGTTAAACGAAGCGTTGTTGAGCGAGATGGTGCTAAACACCGGCGAAACGCTCTTCGATTATTCCCTCCGGCAGCCCGTCCTTCTGGTGTTTCTGCGCCATTTCGGATGCACTTTCTGCCGGGAGGCCCTTTCGGATATATCCAAAAAACGCAGCGAGATCGAAGAACAGGGCTCCAGGATCGTCTTTGTCCACATGACTTCCGGCGATATTGCCGAGCGTTACTTCAACCGCTACGGCCTGGAGGGCGCCCTCCACATCAGCGACCCGGAATGCGTTTACTATGCCGCTTTCGGGCTGGTCAAGGGCAACTTCACCCAGCTTTTTGGCCTCTCCTCCTGGATTCGCGGGTTTTCCGCCGGCGTAGTGGCCGGCCACGGCGTGGGCCCGCAACTGGGCGACGGCTTCCAGATGCCCGGCGTTTTCGCTATTCAGGACGGGGAAGTAAAAAACAGCTTCATCCACCGGCTGGCTTCCGACCGGCCGGATTATTTCGACCTGATGAAATGCTGTGCCGTGGAGTAA